A segment of the Candidatus Poribacteria bacterium genome:
GTGGCGCCGCCGTCTCCAGCGAATCGACAATCGCCTGAACAATTCCCTTCATCGGATTGCCTGGATCGAGCCATCCTTCGTCATCGTAACCCCGGTCTGCTTCGCTGTATTCCTCAAACAAGCCCTTGATCTCTCTGAGTTTGGCGGGTCCTCGTTGCGTGTTATCGTTCTTCAAAAGGTGGAGACCCAAGCCGGTATTGTTCCAGTTATATATTATTCCCTTGGAACCGATTATCTCGATCCCCTTCCATCCGATCTCCTTGTAGTTGCTGAAGCACTCTACCCCGTTGGTGAAGCGGATGTAGCCACCGATTTTTCCAAATCCGGTCTTAGCCTCATCGTACGGATGTTCGTGGTCGCTGAAGGGATCTCCGTCCACCCAACCGACCACCCAATCGACAGGTGCCTTGCCTGTGAACTTGCGGACTAAGTTCAGCCCGTGGCACCCGCCCTGATTGTTAGGGCTATACAGGTCAATCCGCTGGATTTCGCCTATCTCGCCTGCCGTGACCAGTTCGTAAGCCTTCTGGTAATCTGGGTGGCTTGAGATGACAAGGCCTGCGGCGAAATGTATACCACGAGAACGGCACGCCTCCACCATGCGGTCGGCATCTTTGAGGCTAGCGGTGAGCGGCTTTTCGCAGAAG
Coding sequences within it:
- a CDS encoding Gfo/Idh/MocA family oxidoreductase, producing the protein MPNSKNPKYRVGVIGCGRAGTGRARAFDLHPLCGVVAIADTDPENLALGSRHFNAPGYNTFDEMFKYEQIDIAMPVLPVRPNADAVVASAEAGVKAIFCEKPLTASLKDADRMVEACRSRGIHFAAGLVISSHPDYQKAYELVTAGEIGEIQRIDLYSPNNQGGCHGLNLVRKFTGKAPVDWVVGWVDGDPFSDHEHPYDEAKTGFGKIGGYIRFTNGVECFSNYKEIGWKGIEIIGSKGIIYNWNNTGLGLHLLKNDNTQRGPAKLREIKGLFEEYSEADRGYDDEGWLDPGNPMKGIVQAIVDSLETAAPLKITTGDDLRHALEIAIGLRESHRRGHTPVKFPIEDRTLIMHPQRSRWHYKKDVYGREWYMEQMRQQRRD